TAAAAGGGTTGGCACCAACAGAATTAACCGCTTAATTATATAGTTTCTCATGATTTAACATATGGTGTAAAATAACCAGTCACGGTAATGGTTTTAAATTGATCACCCACAAATTAAGAATCTGCAGGGTCAGGGACTGAAAGCCGCTTGCTCGTATTTTCTCAACGGCGGTGGAACAAACCACTCACGTGGGTCTAGACCGAGAGGATAGACCACCACCCCTTTGAATCTTTTGTTTAATGCTACAGTTGATTTTCGACAAAAGAGAAAGGTATAAGGTTGTTCTTCATGTACTATTTCGGAAAACTCTCTGTACAGCTCAATTCGCCTATCTCTATTAAATTCTGTCCTAGCCTCATCAATTAATCTATCGGCCTCTCTGTTGCCAAATCCGACAAAATTAGAACCTTGCTCAATCTGTGACGAATGCCATATTTGATATGGGTCGGTTTCGACGCCCATCGACCAGCCAAGCGTTACCGCATCAAATTTTCTTTCATTGAGAAGTGTTGTAAAAACAGCCCACTCTGTGTTTCTAATATTCATATTTATTCCGACCTTATCGAGCTCTTCCTTCAGTATGGTAGAAATCTTATCACCCGTTTCGGAACCATTTGGGATGAGGAATTCAAATTCAAATTTTACGCCATCTTTATCTCTAATTCCGTCACCGTTGTGATCAACCCAACCAGCCTGATCCAGCAGTGTCTTTGCCTTTTCGGGATCGTAACTATATGGCTCTATTGTTTTGTCATATTCCGGGCTATTGATATAAAAGGGACTAGTAACTATCGTACCAAGATTAAATAGGATCTTCTCAAGTATCAATTCCCTATTTACCAGATGAGACATTGCGATTCGAACACGCCTATCGGAGAAGTAAGACCTTCTAGTATTCCATCCAATGTAACTATAGTTAGGGGTAAAGTAACTTAACTTATTGAACTTTCTTTTGAAATTTTCTGAATCGCTCTGCCTCGACCACTGTATGGGTGTAAGAGCCATTAAGTCCAACTCCTCTCTTTTTAAAACCTGAAAAGCCACGGTCGGATCATTAATTATCCTAAAAACAATCCTGTCAAGATGGGGTTTCTCCCCCCAGTAACTCTCATTCTTTTGCAGTACGATTTCCCTGCCTGTGTTCCAGTTGACAAACTTGTATGGTCCTGTTCCAATGGGATGTCTTCCGGCATCGTGTGTATTAAAATCACCCTTTTCGAATATATGCTTTGGCACAATTGGCATTCCTCCGCAGAACTCGAGTGCGAGGAAGTAAGGTCTTGAATATGTAAATTTAACTGTCAGCTCATCAATGGCCTCTACACTTTTAATATCCTTATAGTAGTTTCTGAGGTGGGGGGCATCAACTTGTGGATCCATTATTTTTGAGTAGGAGAAAAGGACATCTTGCGATGTGAATGGAACGCCATCCTGCCATTTTATTCCCTTTCTAATATAAAATGTGTATGTAAGCCTATCATCGGAAATCTTCCAAGATTCTGCAAGGAGTGGAACTATATCGAGGGTTGAGTTATCCCTTTTTACAAGTGTCTCATAAATATTTCCATTATTAATTGTGGACTCATATAAGTCTGTAGCGGTGATCGGATTCAGTGTTGCGGGTTCTGCACCGATATGATAGATCAGCCAACCACCTTCAAGTGGTTGTTTTTCCACGCTCACTTGGACTTTGTGACCCTTCGATTCAGACTGCTCACTTCCATTCTTACATGAGGTTAGAAATAAGGGTATAAGAAAGGGTAAGATCAGAATGATCAAATTCTTTTTCATCTAGATAGCTTGATTGGTAAGATGGCTAAGATTCATTCACCTCTCGAAGCCTTCTCGTAAAACGGTTTTAACAGGTCAAGTGGCAATGGAAATACTATAGTTGAACTCTTTTCGGATGAAACTTCAACCAAAGTCTGGAGGAATCTAAGCTGTAGCGCCATTGGACTCTTTGATAGAATATCAGAAGCATCTGAAAGTTTGGTTGCTGCCTGATATTCACCTTCCGCATTGATAACCTTGGCTCTTCTTTCTCTCTCAGCTATGGCCTGGCCGGCTATTGCACGCTGCATCTCCTGTGGAAGGTCAACGTATTTTACTTCAACAAGTGTGACTTTTATACCCCATGGATCGGTGTGCTTGTCTAATACCTCTTGGAGTTGTACATTTAATTTTTCCCTTTCCGATAGGAGTTCGTCGAGTTCAACCTGTCCCAATATGCTTCTCAATGTAGTTTGGGCAAGCTGTGACGTCGCATAGAGGTAATTTTCGACCTGAATTACTGCCTTAACTGGATCGATAACACGAAAATACACTACGGCATTAACCTTAACAGAAACATTATCCCTCGTTATTATATCCTGGGGAGGCACATCCATCGTAATAATCCGGAGACTGATCTTCAACATCTTATCTACACCGGGGATAATCCACCTGAAGCCAGGCATTTTCGGCTCTATGATCCTACCAAGTCTAAATACAACTCCTCGTTCATATTCATTCAGAATTCTGATTCCGGAAAGAAAAAACAAGACAATAAATGCAACAAAAATAAAAATAGGTGTCATGAGTACCTCCTCAAGAAAATAGTTACGCTTTCTTTACTCTTAGTTTGAAACCGCTAATCTTTTCCACAACCTTTACCTTTTCCCCCTCTCTTATTGTTTCATCACTTTCTGCATCCCAGTATTCACCATGAATAAATATTTTACCTTTATTTTCGATGGTCGTAACCGCTACACCGACTTCTCCCATAAGGCCTTCAAATCCAAGAGATATTGCAGAACGCTGGGACTTGACCAAATAATATGCAACGAAAGTAAAGAAAAGGCCAATTGCTAAGGCCGCAGCGATTACAACATTAAATCCAACCCTGACATCAGATTCAGGAGTATCAAAGAGCAGTAGAGCTCCAAGGATAAAGCTTAATATGCCTCCGATAGCAAGTAATCCGTAGCTCGTGACATATACCTCGGCAATGAACAGTAAAATCGATAGTGTCAATAGAGCAAGTCCTGCGTAATTGAATGGAAGAATTTGAAGAGAGACAAGGCCTAGCAACAGACATATCGCCCCTGCAACCCCCGGAAAGATTAAACCCGGATTATAAAATTCTATGAAGAGGCCGAGCGAGCCCAGAGAAATGAGTAGAAAAGCTATATCAGGAGTACTCAGTATATCGATTAATCTCTGCTTAGCATTCATATTAACCCTGTCTACAATTGCCCCTTTCGTATTTAATATCCTTTTACCAGTGGGAAGAGTAACCTCTCTCCCATCAATCTCATTAATCAATTCATTTAAATTTGGAGAGATCAGATCGATGACATCTTTCTTGAGTGCCTCAGTTGCGGTGATCGAAGCGCTACTCCTTACTGCATCTATAGCCCATTTGACATTTCTACCACGTTTCTCTGCTATGCTTTCGATAAAGGACGAGGCGAAATTCTCAATTTTTTCACTCATCTTCTTATCGTCTCCGTTTTTTTCCTTCTCCTCATCTTTACTCTTCTGGCCGCCTCCGCCAGGACCTAATAATACTGGGGCAGCTGCACCTATACTTGTGCCGTCTGCCATCGCCGCTATGTTGGCCGACAACGTTATAAAAACACCAGCAGAAGTTGCCGTAGCGCCACTTGGGTAAACGTAGACTATTATAGGTACAGGTGAGTTTAACAGGGCTTTTACTATCGCTTTCGTAGAGGTGAGGAGTCCACCAGGTGTATCAAGGAGAATGATCAACGCTTCAGATGAGTTTTCCTTAGCACTTTCCATGCCAGATCGGATATAATCAACCGTAGCAGGGTTTATTGTGCCGTCAATTTCAATCAATGTTATTCTCTTTGTGTTTATAACATCTGAATCCGAAAACGCAGGGTTGATCCCGGAGATAAGAATATATGAAAAAAAAATCAACAATAGATTCGCTATCATATCACAAGTTCCTAATGATATTTTAGCCTTCTAATATGAAAACTGCAAATAGACTAATTGCGCTTAACCAACCGTGATAAAACCAAAAATCTAAATAAAAATCAAACTTGTTTTTTCATTTGTAGTTATTATAATTTCCCGGATGGCTAAAAGAATAAAAATCACTCGAAAAGAAATAAAAAGCCCTGACGAATTTAGAAAATCTATCTCAAGTATAGTCGAATTTATATCGGATAACTATATTAAATTTGTCATCGGTGTTGGTCTCATCATAATAATCATTGGAGCCATATTCTCAATTAACATTTATCGTGAAAAGCAGAATCTAGAGGCTAATTCCAGGTTTCAGGCAGCTATTGGGCATTACATTGCCGGGAACACCGAGACGGCTTTATCCGAATTCACAAACATTAAGGATAATTATCCCGATTCACAAATATCTGACATCGCCCTATACTATATTGGACTTATCGATTTCGAGAATGGAAAGTATGATGAAGCCATTCTTAGACTAAATGAATTTTCAAGTATCGAAAATACCGATACCATATTGAAAGATGCGGCTAACTATACAATAGGTGTTGCCAACTTCAAAAAAGGTAACTGGAAATCCGCAATTGATTCCTTTTCCAAGCTGAACTCAGGTGAAAGCCCTTACGCAAAACAGGCTCAATTACTTTTGGCCTTAGCATTGGAGAAACAGGGAAAACGAGGTGAGGCTGAGAAAATTTATCAAGAAGTCTTAACAAGTTTTCCGGTTAACAATTTTTCATTTTAGCTTAAACGGAGAATCTCTTTCGTACTGTTGCGAATCAGTAGATCTGTTGTGGTTTGCTTTGGCAGGTTTGACATGAACCATGAGACAGACATTGTCTAACCTTATAAAGCCATCAGAGCTTGTCATATTTTTACTTTGTTGGCCGGCAAGTAATTGGCGTGGAGGATTATGAGATGATAACTTTGGGTTCAATATTAATTGGCTTAGTCGCAGGAATCGCAAGTGGCTTTTTCGGAATCGGCGGTGGACTTCTCATGATTCCGGCAATGGTTTATTTCTTTAATCTTACTCAACACCAGGCACAGGGAACTTCCCTTGCAGTTCTTACCCCTCCCCTAGTACTCTTCGCAGCGATAAAATATTACAATGAAGGAAACGTTAATTTACGCATGGCAGTATTCATTGCTTTGGGTTTTGTTGGCGGAGCTTATCTGGGAGCGACATTTGTTCACCATGTCTCCGACCCAATCCTAAAGAGATTATTCGGGGTATTGCTGCTCATAGTTTCAATAAAGATGATATTGGGAAAGTAATATATAAAATTAAAAATTATTTGTCACAACACGAAGAATACAAATATTTTTTTAATTATTCATTTTTAAACCTTAACCCTTCACTCTGTAAAAGGCCTCAGCATCATTCATCAGTCCTTCCAAATCTTCAGGAAGACGATACCAATTAATCTCCTGGTCACTTTTAAGCCATGTCATTTGGCGTTTTGCAAGTCTCTTAGTATCACGCTTTATGAGTTCGACTGCTGTCTTAAGAGAAATATCTTCGTCAAGATATTGGTTTATCTGCCTGTAACCTATCGATTGTAATGGTTTCAGAGTAGGTATAAATCCCATACTTCGAATCGTTTCTACTTCTTCGACAAACCCATTTTTGATCATCGAATCTACCCTGTCTTCTATCCTCTTTCTTATCGCATCTCTTTCGTCATAAAGACCTATCTTTAGATAACTGTATTCATTATCCCGAAATCCGTGCTTTTTCTGTAAATTCGAAATCTTCTGTCCCGTTATGTAATAAGATTCCAGGGCGCGTTCGATCCTCACATAATCATTCGAGTGAATTCGTAAAGCTGACTCTGGATCGAGCGATTTTAATTTCTCATAAAAGTATCCTGCACCGAAAGAAGATTTTAGAACCCTGAATCTGTCCCTTATTTCTTTGTTGCTAGCGACGCCGGCAATCAGTCCGTGGAGAAGCACTCTCACATATAAATACGTACCGCCCACTACAATAAGCTTAGTTCTATTCTTCGCCAGTTTACCAATTACAGAATTTGCATATTCTCTAAACAATCCAGCGTTAAATTCCTCATTTGGATCTATAATATCAATTAGGTGGTGATCAACTTGGGTTTGCTCTTCCTTACTCGGCTTCGCTGTTCCTATGTCTAAGTAGCGATAGACTTGCAGTGAGTCAGCACTTAAGATCTCTCCGTTTATTCTTTCAGCAATCTCTACCGCAAGACTGCTCTTACCTATTGCCGTGGGACCCAATATTACCAGCAGCCTAGGTTTGTTGCTTCTCACTGAAGTTTGAGGTCAATCTCGTTTCTCGAGTATCCTAAAATTAAAGGCGTAATAGCTTAATTGAAAGTTCCTTTATAGTTTTCTATATTTTCTCCTAATGCTTCCTTTCTACTAAGTCTTATCCTGCCGTCATCATCCTTGCCGATACATTTCACAAGTATTTCATCACCCTCTACAACAATGTCTGTAACCTTTCCAACCCTTGTAGGCGCGAGCTGCGAGATATGAACTAATCCATCCTTGCCATGTGACAACTCGACTATGGCCCCGAAATCAAGAACACGTTTTACTCTACCAAGATATATCTTGCCAACTTCAATTTCTTGTATGATTTCCTTTATCATCCTCTCCGCAATTTCGCATCCCTCTGGATCTGTAGATGAAACGCTAACAGTCCCCGTATCATCGATATCAATGTTGGCACCCGTTATTTCGATTATTTTCTTTATCATTTTACCACCGGGACCAATCACGTCCTTTATCTTTTCCGGATTGATCTGAAATGTTAAAATTCTGGGAGCGTAAACCGATATATGATCTCTTGGTTCGGAGATCACTTCATTCATCTTACTTAACACGAATAATCTTGCTTCATTAGCCTGCTTCAGCGCATCTACTAAAATTTCTCTTGCGACACCTGTCACCTTGATGTCCATCTGAAGTGCGGTCAAACCATCTTTAGTTCCGGCTACTTTAAAATCCATGTCACCTAAATGGTCTTCATCACCCAGTATATCGGAGAGGATCGCAAAATGATCACCTTCCTTAATCAATCCCATTGCGATACCACTAACAGGTGCACTTAGCGGGACACCTGCATCAAGGAGCGATAGCGACGCCCCACAAACGGTAGCCATAGATGATGATCCATTAGATTCAAGTATCTCGGATACCACTCTTATGGTGTATGGGAATTTATCCTTTGGCGGAAGAACAGGCAAGAGAGCCCTTTCGGCTAGGGCTCCATGACCAACTTCTCTTCTCCCAGGTCCAAGCCTTCCACTAATCTCTCCCACGCTAAAAGGAAGAAAGTTATAGTGGAGCATGAACCTTTTAGTTACATCGCCTTCCAGCGAGTCTATCCTCTGCTCATCATAGGCTGTACCTAAAGTAGTACTGACAACCGCTTGAGTTTCACCCCTAGTGAATAGGGCCGATCCATGGGTACGGGGCAAAAAATTTATTTCTGCACTTATATCCCTGATATCTTCATATCCTCTGCCATCTACTCGCTTTTTATCCTTTACTATAAATTCTCTGACAATGTCTTTTAACACTTTCTCGAAGGCATTCGTTATCTCATTTTCCATCCCCGGAAAGTCGGTAGATAAAGCTTCAATAGTTTCGTGGAGTATGGATTTTATTTTCTCCTTCCTTTCAATCTTTGAGGGAGATACTATAGATTCTCTCAGGCGATTTTTGACAAACGAAAGTACACTCTCGCTGATCGATTCATTCACAGCCGAGCTAGGCATTTCCCTCTTTCTCACATCCAATCCAGTTACGAATTCTTCTTGAATTTCGATAAATTCCTTTACACAACCATGGGCAAACATGAGTGCTTCAACCACTTCATCTTCAGGCACCTGATTAGCACCGCCCTCAACCATCACAATTGCTTTGCTTGTACCCGCGACTACAATGTCTATATCGCTTCGTTGAAGTTCAGACCTTGTTGGGTTGCAAATAAACTCACCATCTATTCTTCCAACCCGGACCGCAGCAATCGGCCCGTCGAATGGCACGTCTGAAACTACGAGTGCAGCCGATGCTGCCGTGACAGAGAGTACGTCGGGAGTACCTTCAGGGTCTGCCGAGAGCACTGTAACTATGATCTGAGTTTCATAGCAGAATTCTCTTGGTATAAGTGGTCTTATCGGTCTGTCGATCAGTCTTGAAATCAGGATCTCGGTCTCACTTGGTCTTCCTTCCCTTCGAAAATAACCCCCAGGGATTCTACCAGCAGCATATGATTTTTCCTGATAATTTATTGTCAACGGGAGAAAATCTTCCCCTTCGACCTTATCCTCCTCGGCTACCACCGTAGCCAAGACCGCGATGTCCCCATGGCGAACTAAAACCGATCCACTAGCCTGCTTCGCAAGCCTTCCGGACTCGATTTCGAAATTCTTTCCCAGAACCTGTTTTTTAACGCTTCTAAAACCATTATTCAACTAATGCCTCCTTGAAGTTACTCACTTCCTTAATCCTAGCTTTTCAATGAGAGCCTGGTATTTTTCAGGCTGTTTTTTCTTCAGGTAATTGAGCAATTTTCTACGTTTTGCAACTAGAGCGATAAGCCCCCGTCTCGAACTTAAATCCTTAGATGCGGACTGAAAGTGACTTGAGAGTCCGTTTATTCGACTTGTCAACAAAGCAATCTGTACCTCAGACGACCCCGTGTCTTTGTCGTGTAAACCAAAGTTATTTATCAAACTCAATTTTTCCTCTTTTTCTAACACCATATTCCTCCTCCTTAATACATATTGACGGAAAAAAGTTAACTCTCGACAAATAATCTTACTAATATTATAGAATAGTCAAATTAAATCTATCAATTAAAAACCCTCAAAAGACTGAAGACAATTTGCTTATCCTCAATTTTGTTGAATTCATGGGAACTAAATCTGGCCTGCGATACAGAGACAAGATTAGTATCATCATAAAAAGCTAACCTTTCACCCGCTTCAAACTCAGGGATGTTTGACAAATCAAGATAAGATTTGCGAATCTGTTCGCCGTTTCTAATCCTAGTGGACGTATTCTTTGTGACGCATATTTGCTTAAGGTGGGAAAGAGCTCTGTCTATTGGTATTAGGTTTAACTTTCCACGCATTATTTCTTTTATCGTAATTGTATCTTCAATCTTGAAATTTCCACTCTTCAATCTTCTAAGATCGACCAGATGGCCCCCATATCCTAATTTACCCCCAATGTCTGCAGCCAGGACTCTCACGTAAGTGCCTCGAGAACATTTGACAAAAAATTTCAGTAATGGGGGTCGAAAGTCCAAAATTTTTAATTCTGCGATCTTAACCATACGAGGGGACCTCTGCACCTCGAAGCCATTTCTTGCTAATTCATATAATCTTTTGCCTTTGTGTTTCAGGGCCGAATACATCGGCGGTACTTGAGTTGGTTCATTTTTAACGCTGGCGAAAACAATCTCAATATCATTTAAGCTTATTTCACCTAGCTCCTTCACATTGGTTATTTCCCCCGTCTCATCCATGGTGTCAGTAGCTACACCGAGTTTCAAAGTAGCTTCGTACTCTTTATGAGTTTCGTCTAGAAAGGGAATCACTTTTGTTGTGCTATCCAAACATACTGGAAGAACTCCGGTGGCAAATGGGTCAAGGGTACCCGTATGGCCCGCACGCTTCAGTTTCAGAATTTTCTTAATATCGTGCACAATGCTGTGAGACGTTTTGCCCTTGGGCTTGTCTATGACTAGTATTCCGTTCATATCAATTTTTCGCTTATAGATCTATAAATTCTATGTTTTACATCATTCAATGAACCCTTAAGCATGCATCCAGCTGACCTTTTGTGGCCTCCACCACAAAAGGTCTCTGCTATCATTGCTACGTCGACTTCTCCCTTGGATCGCAGACTAACCTTCCAAATGGATTCCGAATTATTAATCTTCTCTAATTCATTAAACAACACAGCAACTTCTACACCCTTTACACTACGAGGATAATTCACAATTCCTTCAGAATCCTCACTAGTAGTACACGTTCTATTGAACATTTCCTTGTTAAGAACTACCGAAGCAATACGGCCGTTTTCTAGGAATTCAAGTGTCGAGATCGCCAGACCTATCAACTGTAATCTTTCAGGAGTGTCACTCTCGTATAGGGCTTGAGAAATTTCAGATGGATTTGCGCCATATTCAACCAATTCAGCTGCAATCCTGAAAGTTTCCGGGCTTGTGTTTGAGTACCTAAATGAGCCTGTATCTCCTATTATTGTTGTATATAGATTAGTAGCTACCTCTGGGTTGATCTCTAGGTTAAGCTTCCTTATCAGTAAATAGATTATCATTCCTGTCGATGAGAAAACCGGATCGAGAAGGTATAAATCCGCCGTAGCCCTAGTAGTTTGATGATGGTCTACGATAACCGATGTTCCGCAGCTTTTCCCACTTATAAAATTTAAAAATTCTTTCCCAACCCTGGAAACATCGGTGCAGTCCAGGATTATGGTACAATCAAAGTTACCTCTTACATTCGTCAACGATTTAATCACCGATCTGGAACCCGGGAGAAATTCTAAGACTTTGGGTACCCCGTCTTTATTATAACAAACGACATCTTTGTCAAATCGTGTTAAGACTAATCCAAGGGCAAGCATTGAACCTATAGCATCAGCGTCCGGCTTTTCATGGGAAGTGATAAGAATGCGTCTTGAATTTTGAATAACCTCTACTACTCTGACTAGATTATTCACGTTTAGTTTTCCTTAAGAGTTCATCAACCCTGTAACCCTCTTGAAGAATCTCATCAAATTCGAATCTTAGGTCGGGAATCCTTCTAACCCTAAGCCTCCTGGAAAGCTCTCGTTTAATATAACTTGTGGCACTTTGAAGACCTTCCATGATCTTCTCCTTGTCAATCTCATCACCGATAACCGTAAAATAAACCCTAGCAAATCCAAGATCGTCCGTTAATTTTATTCCGGTGAGAACGACAGACTCGATCCGAGGATCCCTTATATTACCCTTGATTAACATCTCGGATATCTCCTTGAGGATCATATCACCTACCCTGAGGCTGCGTTTACTGCCCAACATCGAACTGATCTCCTAGAAAAAAATTATTTCCAATTCACGACTTACCATATGAGCAATCCCTGTCGATTGTATAAATCCAGATACCTGGTCTAAGATCGAATTGACATAGTTTTTCTCGTTACTAACTATTGTGATTCCAATAGTGGCCCTCTGCCACATATCCTGACAATCTACCTCGGAGATTGAAACGTTCGAGAATCGCGATTTGGTTCTATGGATTAGACTTTTAAGTAGTTGTCTCTTTCCTTTGAGGGATCTATTACCGTCTAAGTAGAGTTCAATTCTAAGAACACCTATAACCATTTCTTTAGAGCTATAGCTGTTGTTTAATCTCTTCTAAATCATAAAACTCAAGCGTATCGGCGACTTTGATATCATTGAAATTCTCGATCCCGATTCCGCACTCAAATCCAGTCTGAACTTCTCTTATATCATCTTTAAAACGTTTAAGCGAACTAAGTTTCCCTTCGTATATTAATACTCCGTCTCTTAGCAGCCTTACTCTATTTCCCCTCGAAACCTTTCCATCTGTCACAATACAACCTGCAATTGTGCCAATCTTTGAAATGGTAAAAGTGGCTCTAACTTCAGCATGAGCTAAAACCCTTTCCTTGATTACTGGTTCTAGGAGTCCCTCCATCGCTTTTTTTATTCTATCAACGGCATCGTAAATAATTGTGTGAAGCTCTGTGGAAACCCCTTCCTTTTCAGCTAAACTTAATGCGTTTACATCTGGACGGACATTGAAGCCCAACACTATGGCATTCGACGCAACTGCAAGAGTTACATCTGTTTCATTT
The window above is part of the Thermodesulfobacteriota bacterium genome. Proteins encoded here:
- the rbfA gene encoding 30S ribosome-binding factor RbfA, with protein sequence MLGSKRSLRVGDMILKEISEMLIKGNIRDPRIESVVLTGIKLTDDLGFARVYFTVIGDEIDKEKIMEGLQSATSYIKRELSRRLRVRRIPDLRFEFDEILQEGYRVDELLRKTKRE
- a CDS encoding DUF503 domain-containing protein is translated as MVIGVLRIELYLDGNRSLKGKRQLLKSLIHRTKSRFSNVSISEVDCQDMWQRATIGITIVSNEKNYVNSILDQVSGFIQSTGIAHMVSRELEIIFF